The nucleotide sequence aaaagaaagaaagaaataaaaaagaaaaaaagaaagtacaagtGCTGTCTAAAGGCAACTATCAATTGACAACGTGCAATGAAGGAAAAGATTAACCATCCTATATCTTTTCTTGGCTATTTTTACCACTTGCTAATTTTTCTTGCTATATAATCCTTTAACTTTTTCAAGATCTAGGCATTTACATCTGTCTacatttaaatcaattaaattaattttcctcCAGGCAATTACTCATTTTTGCCTGTAATATGTTTGCATAGTTATCtgcctttttccccccacttCACTATTTTGCTTTTGCTTGAAGCACTTTGCCAGACTTCCTATTTGCTAAGAATTCTTAATGCTGATTCTGCTTTATTGGGGACCAGTTTGTTTTCACATCTGGTCTACAGTCTAAATACTGTTTTGTAGCTTAGTGGTGTGAAATGAGAGGCAAGTAATAGGAACCCACTTAATATGCTGACTGGGGCCCAAGTGACTGGGCCTGAGGTGTCTATCATTCCTATGTACTTAGCTTATTCTCCACACTCAGAACAGTGTGGTGAACAATGATGTGCACTCTGATTCTTTGGTCTTTGCTCAAGTCCCTTAGTGTTATGCTTCAGGAACTTCCCTTTACTCCTCCTGTGCAGTTTCCACACAGCCTTTGTTGCTCATAATTGCTCTCATGAgctttcacttctcttttccccattATACTGCTTCTGGGAGGTGAGCTTTATAGAGttagtattaaatatttgttaaagtaaattaaattgcTGATTGGAATTACAAAGTAATTTtgggataaaaatgaaaagctcggggctagggttgtgactcagtggtagagtgctcacctagcatacatgaggcactgggttcgatcctcagcaccacattaaaaaaaaataatatgtctgcctaaaactaaagatacataaataaataaatgtttaaaaacattagaaGCTGTTACTGTTTAAAAGATGTTAATTGTTGATTGACAATATAAAGTGgtggaaaaataatgtaatttgagGGTGGTATCAATAAGCTGTGTTCTAGTTCTGACTCTATaactactttttttgttttagggaGACTCAGTCCTACtgatagttttaatttacatttcttgatTACTAGTGAGATAGAAAATCTTCTATATTTATtggtataaatattaaatgacttgGCTGGGTTTTTTTTCATAGCTTATTTCttaggtgatttaaaaaaaatttttttagttgttgatagacctttcttttatttatttatatgtggtgctgagaattgaacccagtgtctcacacatgtcaggcaagttcgctatgctgagccccagccccagcccctctcagttGACTTTTGGGTcatttatgtttgtgtgttttgcaTCAAAGAGgcaaaaaatatgaatgttaacTTTGTTATGTGCagggattttgttgttgctgttttaaaatatatattttagttgttgatggacctttagtcatttatttgtatgcagtgctgagaaatgaacccagtgcctcacacatgtgaggcaaatgtctaccactgagccacaaccccagcccttgttgttgttgtttttgatgcTGATAATTGAACGCAGGGATTTCATTCAGTCTAAAATAGAGATTCATTCCTTCTATATTTACATATTAGGAGGGGTAACTAATCCAGAAGTAGAAACCACAGTGAACAAATCTTGTCTGTGAGGGTGGGTTGGAATTTGGATAGATTCATGTActcatgtatgtgtatttgtgtacttttcattgtttaggataaatactgTTTAGGAACAATACTGGATAACATGAGGAAGCTGGAGAAAGAACTATTCAAAAAGATGGAGTCAGTCCTCCAAAACAAGCATCTTGATATGGATAAAATTGCTAATCTCTTTCCTCAGAGTACAAAGGATGAAATTAGAATTTATAAGGCAAATATTACTTCATAGCAATCATAGAAATGGTGGAAATCTCCCTCAAAGTCAGAATCCATTGTCTTGAGGTAAACCTACTTAGCTATTATTCTTTAATAGCATTCAAGTGATAGTTCAATTGTTAAAACTCATATAGTTTTGCTGAGATACtgacaaagaaaaccaaacatatATCATGAGGTAGCTAGGTGTTATTCCAGGCAATTATTTCTTTTAgccacaataactttttttttgtcacaatAATTAAGTACTCAggtgctggggctgaggctcggTGGTACAGCACTtccctctcatgtgtgaggcattggatttgatcctctgcaccacatgcaaataaataaaataaaagtattgtgtccatctacaactaaaaaaaattaagtattcaaTTCTACATAAAGCATAAGACATTAATATGATGCATGGATTTATACTTATAATTTCGTAGAACCCTCAAatcattttatcaattattttaagttttttttagtaaCGGAAAAAATATGAAGTGGTGAGTTTTCTTACGCTTTAAGCAAATATTAACCAGTGCTAACATGGGAATTTTCTAGATTTACACACTAAATCTTTGTCATTGTATTAATTctgaaaatacactttcatttaaaCACACTCTGTATCAAGAGTTGGCTTACCAGTGAACTTATAGCTCCAATTGTTTAGCCTTCCACTGTCTCTTAGAAAccactattttgtttttagttttctctgttttgctttccCCATAATGTTGGAATAATACAGTAGGTATTCTTTCAGATTGATTTCTCTTGCTTACTAGTAACATACACTTAAGTTATTCcgtgtttttcatgacttgataacGCCTTTCTTTTTAGCCTGAATAATATCCCACTGTCTGGATGTATCACTGTCTGGATGTATCATTACTAAAGGACATTTTGGTTGCTTTTAAGTCTTGGCAATTATGAGTAAATCTACACACTGCCATATGCAGGTTTCTGTGTGGATGTAAAATTTCAACTTACATTGGGTAAATTACAAAGTGTGcaactgctgggtcatatggtaagacCATGTTCAGTTTTTGTAAGAATTcgccaaactgtcttccagagtCACTACCATttgcatccccaccagcaatgttgcACCATATCCTTCCCAGCATTTTTTGtgtcagtgttttaaatttttaccattcTAATAGTTGTGCAGTTGTTTCTCGtattaatttgcaattccctagTGACAtgaaatgttgaacatcttttcattgcTTATTTGCCACCTGGgtacatcttctttggtgaggtgtctgttcagatcttttgcccattttgaaatcagttgtttgttcattttcttattgttgagtctAAAACTCTTTCAAAGACATTGTTCTTGGGTTAAAGTCTCTTAACAAATACCACCAAGAGCCTGCTAATTAATCTGTCCTCTGTCTTTATCTTATTACACGTTCACCATTGTTTTTTATGTTTCACCTATGCTGCCCTTTCAAGTCTTGGAATGTGCCCAGTTCCTTCCTCATGGAACATTCATTCCGTGTTCTCACCTTTTGTAGTTCTTTTAATGGTTTTGCCAAGACAGGAATTCCTTAAGGAAGTTTTCCTCAAACCACAAGGTCAGGTCTCTCTTAAATACTCTTGGAGCCACACGCTATCCTGATCACaaattaattatacattaaaCATTTGCACAGAACTTTAAACACAGTAGAACTAAGCTCTATGAAACTAGGAATCATATTTGTTCTTACTGTTGTATGTGCAGTGTTCAGTATTGTGTCTGGCAtgtaataaatgcttattaatagatatttgcaaaatgaatatTCAGATACTGACAGGAAAAATTTATACAGTCCTCTGCCTATAAAAAGCAAGGTTGCAGAAATTATCTAGATAATTTATCTATACAACTTGTTAGCTTTTGATAAGTTTCAAATCAAGCTGTTGCTTCTTTCCATATTAGAAATGGGAATATATCCCCATATGAAAGCAAGGATAATTGGGGCTGGagccatggctcagtggtagaggacttgcctcacacgtgtgaggcactaggttcaatcctcagcaccacataaaaataaatatattgtgtctatctacaacaaaatgtttaaaaacacaaggattattaatgtattattaatGTATGTAATTATTAgtgtaaattaatataatatagctTGACTTTTACTGTATAAATGCAATTGGGCTGTGAGTACTTGTGGGGGTGATTAATGCCTTGGGATATATTGTAAAAAATTTaaggttttattaaattttatctattGTAAGAGTAAAAAATATAGTTGCTGAATTAAGCTTTTTATTAGGTCAACCCTTAAATTATGTTATAAACCAAGGGAGTCATCTAATAAATTGAGTACTTTACAGAAAGCTACATTGTTTGATCTTGATGAAAATatcagtttatatatttattgttaaaaaaagaatgttgtccTAGAAATAATATGTAGCCTAGAATTTTGGAAAGTTAGTTCCTTCttgtaaaattttccaaaaacagTTCTACAtagtgaatttttctcttttgcataaCTTTTGGGTCACTAATCATTATTCTCCAAGTACCAAAATATACTTTatcttattctaaaaatattaaaagcaaagcaCAAGTTAGTTATGGACTTGTTCATTGAGAGTTAAGATAACAATAGACTATGCTGAAGATTAGTAAAAAGGGGTagattttaatcaaaattgtaCCAGATAATTTTCTCAGCTGTGACTCTACATATGAAAAATcatgagatgtggctcagcagtagagtgcttgcctagcatgtgcaaggcgctgggtttgatcctcagaaccacataaaaataaataaaataaaggtattgtgtccaaccacaactaaaaataatatttaagaaaaatcatgaaatgtaTGTAAGGCACTCTTAATTTCATATTAACTCACTCATAAAAGGTGTTTAGTGAATTCATAATTGGGGAAGTTCCTATGCACAGGACCTAATGGGTCATGAAGAAAGGGACAGTCTTAAGAAActcatttaagaaaacattaagaaCTTAGATTAAAGACCCGTTTGATAGTATCTGTATCATTGCAGTTGCCCAAAGAAAAGATGACAGCAGTGAAAGTTAAAATAGGTAGTTTATTGAGAAACTTGCTTTGTCAGTGAGAAAGTAAcagttacaaatattttcatttaataaaattaacatatccTTAATCTAAAAACATCTCTTAAAATCCTTTATCTGAAACTGCAGATCATTCTGATCTAGGATTTTCTTTTAGTGTCTCCCATGGAAAAAGAGGTTGCAGAATCCTTTTGTGCAAATAACAGAACATATGCAGTATGACTTATTTGTATGACttgttcataaataaaaaatttctccaCTTGAGTTTGAGTTGCCTGCATGCATGTGAGTTACATCTCTATTGGAACAGCAGTGAGGCTTTATGCTTACTCCTGAGCATTCAAAGAGTATTAACATGgtcatatttttttagaaaaagttccCCCACAAGACAGTTCTGTTTAAAAACACGCCCATTCTCTAATGATAGCTTGAAATTTGTATAGGTTAATGGTATACTAAAGTAAAATTTACTTGTTAAATACACTAGGCTTCCatgcaggtttttaaaaaatttatatatctgtTGCATTAAAAGGGCAATAATTTTCTAAACGGCTTTATATAGAAAATACTAAACATGAGATAaacatttcaacatattttaagtaAGTTAAACTGACACCTAATAATTAAGTAGATGTTCAAAAATCATGTGAATAACTCCCTTTAATTTTCTGAAGATGAACTTTATctgttatggtctgaatgtttgcatcccctcaaattcatatgttaaaatgtaATCCCCAGTGGGATAGTACTGGGAGGTGACTAGGTCGTGAgggtagagccctcatgaatggcaTCAGTCCCTTTCTCAGGGCTGAAGAGACAAGAGTTTttcccttctaccatgtgaggtcacAGCAAAAGGGCACCAGCTGTAAACCAGAAATCAGGCCTTCACCAGACACTGAGCCTGCCCATGTCTTAAATCTTAGACTACACAGCCTCCAGACTtataagaaataagtttctgttgtttataagctatccagtttgtggtgttttgttatagctgcCTTAATGGACTAAGATAGCAacatttagtaatttaaaaatttaaaaaacagatttttttttaatacatagaaTTCATAGACTGAATTCTAAAGGTAGTCATAGGGTGCTATGTCTAGAAGTTTTAACTCTTGACTTGGCCTATATATATGGTCCTTTTTATTCACTGCAGGGAGAAAAGTAGTAGGGTTATTATTCTGTACTATGTTGCTTTGTGCAAATAATAAGTGATACATCACatgacaataattttttaatatttaaataaatatgcacaaaTTACTATCTGTAGCACAAAAGTTAGAGATTGGATTTTGATGATAATATTTATGGAGGTTTTTATTCCTTTCCTAATGACATAGATTAGTACTTTGGTTATAAGAGCAAGAAGAGAcaagcctatttttaaaaaaaaggcagtgaTTCTAATTTGTTAATGAGTTTTTTCGAAGAAATGGACGGGGGCTGGGAGGAATAAGAACCTCTTATTAGattcagtaaaattattttttttaggaagtgccattaataaatgtaaagttaCCATAATTTTATGTCCATTTCACCAGCAGAACATCTGTCAAATTTGGCAATTAAAAGGAATTGTCAACTGGATATTGATTTTGAAGTTATAGCAAACAGTTGCAggaagaaatcattttataatgttGCCACATTAGTATTATTTATAGTAATTATTATATTCACTATCagaacttttccttttgtttctttctttttcctaggtCACTTTCCTATGTGTTTTCCATACTAAAACCACAGTGTTAGCACGGGGCGGGGGGAATGCATCTTGTCAGATTTTACAGAAGTGgcaactaaggctcagagagggtctaactttcccaagatcacacagataAATACTGGATCTGGGACTAGAATATGATTCCATGGAGGATTCTCTCCTTTATCATTTAGGACTTAGGAGAAAGTGAAGATGGGGGTGAATGCTCAATTTCTTTATAGCTTTCCTGTTGGGGGCTGTCTGCATTAATAGCAGAAGTCTGTTCAGGACTCTTTTGAAGAAATCTGTAAAACAAGTACTCATCCCGAAATTCATATTCATTGGTAATATGTTGGATGACTCCCCCTTGCACCAGTCTGTCTCCATATATCACAGCTTCACCACGGTCAGAGGCAAGGCCAACTTCAATTAGCCAGTTCACCTGGTCACAGCCACAGAAGGTCCCAGCAGAAGTCTTTGCACCACACCTGTATGTCAAAGGAATGATTCACCCATATGTTCTGTAAACCTGGTATCAGCACTGCATGGTAGAGGACaagcaaggaaaaaatagaaggaaacaagGGAAGACGGCACGATAGTTAAAAGCATGGCAGGAATGAAACTGTTCTGAATATAAAGGAATTGTTAACTTTCCTGACCCCAGAAAGACtcctggagaaaaataaaatatgccaatAATGCTTGTGAAAACAGAAAcgcttcaacaacaaaaaatggacaTAGGTAATGtctgaatattaaatatattataatttcttatattcttatttgtgctaagtaattttaattgtctcaggAACATTACATATTTTTTGTAAGCTCTTAAGAAGTGACTATTTTTATTAAACTACTCAAATCAAACTTTATTATCGTGCCCACAAGTAGTGTTTCTTTCCATCAGCAACCAAGACAACCTCACTTTTGTGTTTGTCAGGATTTGCTTCATTAAAGAGCAAGGAAAGAATAAGTGAGATCTGTCTTGCTACaaatcttaagattttttaaaatgtgctttataaATCTACTTCTTGATCacttaaattttgtcttcttaATGCAAATATGAGGTCCTTCAAATGTGTtcaaataaacaaggaaaagagaaatgaaaaaaaaaacccaaccaaacccAATTACATAAATTCTGTACAAATATGCAATAGACAACAAAAATCTGTCCACAAGCATCAGTCAAGCTGTAAAACCTAAAGTGCTTGACAATGAGAAATAGCGAATGAAGACTGAGATGAAATGAGAAACAGGtgacaagaatttaaaaacattttatcataaataaaatatatgtgtatcatataagaattataaaaaaggTTAATAAACGAAAATGTTTCTCAAGTATGTAAAAATCacagtatgttttgttttgaggtgctggggatgtcaCCCAGGGCCTTCATgcttgttaggcaagcactccaccgctgaactacatccccaaccccagattACAATATTTTAACTTAGTAATAAGAACTCTTAACTTAATTCTTTGCAACTGCAAACATCATTTTGACAGAAGCCTGAATGTTACAACCCCTGTCTGAGCCTTCTTCCTGTTTGTTGGCTTTTAATTTATAGTCCTAATGCCTTCTGTCCCAGACACCAATTGAATAGTTTCTTGAAGACTGTGATCAGGCAG is from Urocitellus parryii isolate mUroPar1 unplaced genomic scaffold, mUroPar1.hap1 Scaffold_1072, whole genome shotgun sequence and encodes:
- the LOC144251564 gene encoding lysosomal cholesterol signaling protein-like produces the protein MTCQQFIHYHRDLCIRNIVKERRCGAKTSAGTFCGCDQVNWLIEVGLASDRGEAVIYGDRLVQGGVIQHITNEYEFRDEYLFYRFLQKSPEQTSAINADSPQQESYKEIEHSPPSSLSPKS